In the genome of Hymenobacter taeanensis, one region contains:
- a CDS encoding PaaI family thioesterase, with the protein MEQFPDVATLIAVYNRINTYGRTNGMELLLKTAGEVQYTMTVGPEHLSSPGTCHGGVLAGLMDSALGAAALSLAFTAGELVSTVEFKINYLYPVHLHDHLVAHGQVEHSGKTLVVCSATITCPARNNLVVARGLGTFNRYPATKREFHELLFPQGE; encoded by the coding sequence ATGGAGCAATTTCCTGACGTGGCTACCCTCATAGCCGTATATAACCGCATTAATACCTACGGCCGCACCAATGGCATGGAGCTGCTGCTGAAAACCGCCGGCGAGGTACAGTACACCATGACGGTGGGCCCAGAGCACCTCTCCTCTCCCGGTACCTGCCACGGCGGTGTGTTAGCCGGGCTCATGGACTCTGCGCTGGGCGCGGCGGCCCTATCGTTGGCTTTCACGGCTGGTGAACTGGTTTCAACGGTGGAGTTCAAGATCAACTACCTCTACCCGGTGCACCTGCACGACCACCTAGTGGCGCACGGCCAAGTAGAGCACAGCGGCAAAACGCTGGTGGTCTGCAGCGCCACTATCACGTGCCCCGCCCGCAACAACCTAGTAGTTGCCCGTGGCTTGGGCACCTTTAACCGCTACCCCGCTACCAAGCGTGAGTTCCACGAGTTGCTTTTCCCGCAGGGAGAGTGA
- a CDS encoding NYN domain-containing protein, translating into MNQMNSPLIRIGVFYDGNYFLKISDYYYFQHDRKARISLEGLHEFIRHQVAEEEDVDVRLAQITDSHFFRGRLSATEARDKDRLFHDRLLDDILMNLGVTTHYMPLKTRDGRLQEKGIDVWLALEALELAMHKSFDVIVLIAGDSDYVPLIKKLNTVGTRVMLLNWDFKYVDFKGENRVTRASQQLLEHVTYPTQMHDIIDQGLSSGDELIESLFVNTPEPVAFPAVKPVRPTGPTAAGPVGTVGISTIKNLKNGFGFVVMPPNNLFFSYADMAEGDFNDLHEGDWVEFTVGRNHRDEDCARQVRKVPAPEMEEGDEYGDEAEHESIDSPDRL; encoded by the coding sequence ATGAACCAGATGAATAGCCCCCTGATAAGGATCGGCGTCTTCTATGACGGCAATTATTTCCTTAAGATCAGTGATTACTACTACTTCCAGCACGATCGTAAAGCCCGTATTAGCCTGGAGGGCCTGCACGAGTTTATCCGGCACCAAGTAGCTGAAGAAGAAGACGTAGATGTGCGCCTGGCGCAAATCACCGATTCTCACTTCTTCCGCGGCCGCCTATCTGCTACCGAAGCCCGTGACAAAGACCGCCTGTTTCATGACCGGCTGCTCGACGATATTCTGATGAACTTGGGCGTAACCACCCACTACATGCCCCTGAAAACGCGCGATGGCCGTTTGCAGGAAAAAGGCATTGATGTGTGGCTGGCCCTGGAAGCCCTGGAGTTGGCTATGCACAAGAGCTTTGATGTAATTGTGCTCATCGCCGGCGACTCTGACTACGTGCCCCTGATTAAGAAGCTCAACACCGTGGGTACCCGCGTGATGCTGCTGAACTGGGACTTTAAGTACGTTGACTTCAAAGGTGAAAACCGGGTTACCCGCGCCTCCCAGCAGCTGCTGGAGCACGTAACGTATCCCACCCAGATGCACGACATCATCGACCAGGGCCTGAGCTCCGGCGACGAGCTGATCGAGAGCCTGTTTGTAAATACGCCCGAGCCCGTAGCTTTCCCCGCCGTGAAGCCCGTGCGCCCCACCGGCCCCACGGCCGCTGGCCCGGTAGGTACGGTAGGCATCAGCACCATCAAAAACCTGAAAAACGGTTTCGGATTTGTGGTAATGCCCCCAAACAACTTGTTCTTCAGCTATGCCGATATGGCCGAAGGCGACTTCAACGATCTGCATGAGGGCGACTGGGTGGAATTCACCGTAGGCCGCAACCACCGCGACGAAGATTGCGCCCGCCAGGTACGCAAAGTGCCCGCTCCGGAAATGGAAGAAGGCGACGAGTACGGCGACGAAGCCGAACACGAGTCAATTGACTCCCCCGACCGTTTATAA
- a CDS encoding metal-dependent hydrolase: protein MRGSSHLAIGLITGVAVAYLVPGIPVSPAGIALAGFSSLAPDLDHPGSRLSKRLGFTQQYVRWAFVVVAAGLALYTHFQLPPGPDRRMGFTAALAFGLIGAAMQGDSTRKLALLFTGLSTLVAGLYTEFVWLSMLGLFVSVAPFTSHRSWTHTIWATALWTYIGHLADRSLGWHGVALFAGSGYVSHLLADTLTKAGVKWFMPLTDFTLKLPLIRTGSKSGNFLEVAICLGYGAAVLALIIGTLSL from the coding sequence GTGCGTGGTTCTTCTCACCTGGCCATTGGTCTGATTACCGGCGTGGCCGTAGCGTACCTGGTGCCCGGCATACCGGTGTCGCCGGCGGGCATTGCCCTGGCAGGCTTTTCTTCTCTGGCTCCCGACCTCGACCACCCCGGCTCCCGGCTTAGCAAGCGCTTGGGCTTCACCCAGCAGTATGTGCGCTGGGCCTTTGTGGTGGTAGCGGCCGGCCTGGCCCTGTACACCCATTTTCAGCTGCCGCCTGGCCCCGACCGCCGGATGGGCTTCACGGCGGCTCTGGCGTTTGGCCTCATCGGGGCCGCCATGCAAGGAGATTCTACCCGCAAGCTGGCCCTGCTCTTCACGGGCCTGAGCACTCTGGTAGCCGGGCTCTACACCGAGTTTGTATGGCTGAGTATGCTCGGTTTGTTTGTGTCGGTGGCGCCCTTTACCTCCCACCGCTCCTGGACGCACACCATCTGGGCCACTGCCCTCTGGACCTACATCGGCCACCTCGCCGACCGCAGCCTGGGGTGGCACGGCGTAGCCCTATTTGCGGGCAGCGGCTACGTATCGCACCTGCTGGCCGATACGCTCACCAAAGCCGGCGTGAAATGGTTTATGCCTCTCACTGACTTCACCCTCAAGCTCCCCCTCATCCGGACGGGTTCCAAAAGCGGGAATTTCCTGGAAGTAGCTATTTGCCTAGGGTACGGCGCTGCCGTACTGGCCCTGATCATTGGAACGCTCTCACTCTAA
- the mfd gene encoding transcription-repair coupling factor, producing the protein MKVSDLLKLYTLDPTGMTVGARLNPATRHSLKPTEKADAPVRLHLKGLVGSQDAVLAAALHQEFPDQHHLFVLHDRDEAAYFLADLQHLVPDEEPLLFPSSYKRPYAFDETENANVLMRAEVLNKLNSHRGPKTSAEQAADDAEDATAEAEGQPKGKKRVKATAKETAGALIVTYPEALFEKVINKKSLVANTFLVKVGDKLDVNFISDMLAEYDFERTDFVYEAGQFAVRGGIVDIFSYANELPYRIELFGDEVETVRTFDPESQLSVEKRQQVSIIPNVQTKLLQETREAFLDFIPKNTAIWTKDMRQTLDVVEESFDRAEAGFKEMLESAGGVQIVSKPEDLFETSKSFKKLLEGFPIVEFGKRFYFKTGEDFQFNSKPQPSFNKDFNRLVKNLHDNQQKGYTNIIAAEQVRQADRLRTIFDELDNNVQFQHLLLGLREGFIDETLKLVVYTDHQLFERFYRAQETRKFSKKKALTLKELRTLVPGDYVVHQDYGIARFAGLTQVEINDRLQEAIRLVYRDDDVLTVSIHALHKIAKYSGAEGNPPTMSKLGSPEWENKKKSVKKKVKDIAAELIRLYAKRKTAPGHAFAMDSFMQAELESSFIYEDTPDQAKATEDVKRDMEVPHPMDRLVCGDVGFGKTEVAIRAAFKAVADGKQVAILVPTTILAMQHYKTFRERLSNLPVTVEYVNRFKSTKQIKETLGRVAEGKTDILIGTHRLTNKDVKFKDLGLLVIDEEQKFGVKTKDKLKEIKVNVDTLTLSATPIPRTLHFSLMGARDLSVIATPPPNRQPVQTELHVFDELLVRDTIARELKRGGQVFYVHNRVKDIEEQANMILRLVPDARVTYVHGQMDGDLLEKRMMKFVDGDYDVLVATTLIESGLDIPNANTIIINRAHMHGLSDLHQMRGRVGRSNKKAYCYLLTPPVAGLPSDARKRLSTLEEFSDLGAGFNVAMRDLDIRGAGNLLGGEQSGFINDLGFETYHQILDEAVTELKETEFRDLFLGDTTQRLQEVAGAAGPKECNIETDLQVLIPDRYVANVSERLQLYSKLDRAKNAEELRKVLNGMVDRFGPLPAEVEQLADIVRLRWQACHAGFEKLTLKKNLLKGFIPATNNERYFQGPTFGNILSYVQTHPRSASMKERKEQLIISIEDVKNVQAAQRILSELGSEEKVGV; encoded by the coding sequence TTGAAGGTCTCCGATTTACTTAAACTCTACACCCTCGACCCTACGGGTATGACGGTGGGTGCCCGCCTGAACCCCGCCACGCGCCACTCTCTGAAGCCCACTGAAAAAGCGGACGCTCCGGTGCGTCTGCACCTGAAGGGCTTGGTGGGAAGCCAGGATGCCGTGCTGGCCGCGGCCCTGCACCAGGAGTTCCCGGATCAGCATCACCTGTTTGTTCTGCACGACCGGGATGAGGCAGCCTACTTCCTGGCCGATTTGCAGCACCTGGTGCCGGACGAGGAGCCGCTGCTGTTCCCTAGCTCCTACAAGCGCCCCTACGCCTTCGATGAGACGGAAAACGCTAACGTGCTGATGCGGGCGGAGGTGCTCAACAAGCTGAACTCTCACCGCGGCCCCAAAACCAGCGCCGAGCAAGCGGCCGACGACGCGGAGGACGCTACAGCGGAAGCGGAAGGCCAGCCCAAGGGTAAGAAGCGCGTGAAGGCCACGGCCAAGGAAACCGCCGGTGCGCTCATCGTGACGTACCCGGAAGCGCTGTTTGAGAAGGTAATCAACAAGAAAAGCCTGGTAGCCAACACCTTCCTGGTGAAGGTGGGCGACAAGCTCGATGTAAACTTCATCAGTGACATGCTGGCGGAGTACGACTTCGAGCGGACCGACTTTGTGTATGAGGCGGGGCAGTTTGCAGTGCGCGGCGGCATTGTGGACATCTTCTCATATGCCAACGAGCTGCCCTACCGCATTGAGCTGTTCGGGGATGAGGTGGAAACCGTCCGGACCTTTGACCCCGAGAGCCAGCTCTCGGTGGAGAAGCGCCAGCAGGTGAGCATCATCCCGAACGTGCAGACCAAGCTGCTCCAGGAAACGCGCGAGGCGTTTCTCGACTTCATTCCGAAGAACACCGCCATCTGGACCAAGGACATGCGCCAGACCCTGGACGTGGTGGAGGAATCGTTTGACCGGGCCGAGGCGGGCTTTAAGGAGATGCTGGAAAGCGCCGGCGGCGTGCAGATTGTGAGCAAGCCCGAAGACCTGTTTGAGACCAGCAAGAGCTTCAAGAAGCTGCTGGAGGGCTTCCCGATTGTGGAGTTTGGCAAGCGGTTTTATTTCAAGACCGGCGAGGACTTCCAGTTCAACAGCAAGCCCCAGCCGAGCTTCAACAAGGACTTCAACCGCCTGGTGAAGAACCTGCACGACAACCAGCAGAAGGGCTACACCAATATTATTGCCGCCGAGCAGGTGCGCCAGGCCGACCGCCTGCGCACCATCTTCGATGAGCTGGACAATAACGTGCAGTTTCAGCACCTGCTGCTAGGCCTGCGCGAAGGTTTTATTGACGAAACTCTGAAACTGGTGGTATACACCGACCACCAGCTGTTTGAGCGCTTCTACCGTGCCCAGGAGACCCGGAAGTTCTCCAAGAAAAAGGCCCTGACCCTGAAGGAGCTGCGCACCCTGGTGCCCGGCGACTACGTGGTGCACCAGGACTACGGTATTGCGCGCTTTGCGGGCCTCACCCAGGTAGAAATCAACGACCGGCTACAGGAGGCCATCCGGCTGGTGTACCGCGACGACGATGTGCTAACGGTGAGCATCCATGCCCTGCATAAGATTGCCAAGTACTCGGGGGCCGAGGGCAACCCGCCCACCATGAGCAAGCTGGGCTCACCGGAGTGGGAAAACAAGAAGAAGTCAGTGAAGAAGAAGGTGAAGGACATTGCGGCCGAGCTGATTCGGCTGTACGCCAAGCGCAAAACCGCGCCCGGCCACGCCTTTGCCATGGACTCGTTTATGCAGGCTGAGCTGGAATCGTCGTTCATTTACGAGGACACGCCCGACCAGGCCAAGGCCACCGAGGACGTGAAGCGCGACATGGAGGTGCCCCACCCCATGGACCGCCTCGTGTGCGGCGACGTGGGCTTCGGTAAGACCGAGGTAGCCATTCGGGCGGCGTTTAAGGCCGTGGCCGATGGCAAGCAGGTGGCCATTCTGGTGCCTACTACCATTCTGGCCATGCAGCACTACAAAACGTTCCGGGAGCGGCTCAGCAACCTGCCCGTGACGGTAGAGTACGTGAACCGCTTCAAGAGCACCAAGCAGATCAAGGAAACATTGGGCCGCGTAGCGGAGGGCAAAACCGACATCCTCATTGGCACGCACCGCCTTACTAACAAGGACGTAAAGTTCAAGGACCTAGGCCTGTTGGTGATTGACGAGGAGCAGAAGTTCGGGGTGAAAACCAAGGACAAGCTCAAGGAGATAAAGGTGAACGTAGATACGCTCACCCTCTCGGCTACGCCTATTCCGCGCACCCTGCACTTCTCGCTGATGGGGGCCCGCGACCTGAGCGTAATTGCCACGCCCCCACCCAACCGCCAGCCGGTGCAAACCGAGCTGCACGTGTTTGATGAGCTGTTGGTGCGCGACACCATTGCCCGCGAGCTGAAGCGGGGCGGACAGGTATTTTATGTGCACAACCGGGTGAAGGACATTGAGGAGCAGGCCAACATGATTCTGCGCCTGGTACCCGATGCCCGCGTAACCTACGTGCACGGCCAGATGGACGGCGACCTGCTGGAAAAGCGCATGATGAAGTTTGTGGACGGCGACTACGACGTGCTGGTGGCCACCACCCTCATTGAGAGTGGCCTAGACATCCCGAATGCTAACACCATCATCATTAACCGGGCCCACATGCACGGCCTCAGTGACTTGCACCAGATGCGCGGGCGCGTGGGCCGCTCCAATAAGAAGGCCTACTGCTACCTGCTCACGCCCCCGGTGGCGGGCCTGCCCAGTGATGCCCGCAAGCGCCTGAGCACCCTGGAGGAATTCTCGGACCTGGGCGCGGGCTTCAACGTGGCCATGCGCGACCTCGACATTCGGGGGGCGGGCAACCTGCTGGGCGGCGAGCAGTCGGGCTTTATCAATGACCTGGGCTTCGAGACCTACCACCAGATTCTGGACGAGGCCGTGACAGAGCTGAAGGAAACCGAGTTCCGCGACCTGTTCCTCGGCGACACCACCCAGCGCCTGCAGGAAGTGGCCGGCGCCGCGGGCCCCAAGGAGTGCAACATTGAGACTGACTTGCAGGTGCTGATACCGGACCGCTACGTGGCCAACGTATCGGAGCGGTTGCAGCTGTATAGCAAGCTGGATAGGGCCAAGAACGCCGAGGAGCTGCGCAAGGTGCTCAACGGCATGGTGGACCGCTTCGGGCCGCTGCCCGCCGAGGTGGAGCAACTAGCCGACATTGTGCGCCTGCGCTGGCAGGCCTGCCACGCCGGCTTCGAGAAGCTCACGCTGAAGAAGAACCTGCTGAAAGGCTTCATCCCGGCCACCAACAACGAGCGGTACTTCCAGGGCCCCACCTTCGGCAATATCCTCAGCTACGTGCAAACCCACCCCCGCTCGGCCTCCATGAAGGAGCGCAAGGAGCAGCTTATCATCAGCATCGAGGACGTGAAAAACGTGCAAGCCGCCCAACGTATTCTGAGCGAGTTGGGAAGTGAGGAGAAGGTTGGGGTGTAG
- a CDS encoding TrlF family AAA-like ATPase has protein sequence MKSNQGSLWSKWDLHFHTPKSFDYRKKGTSNERIIEVLSSKEISAVAITDHHQMDVERIKALQELGKEKNITVFPGIELRADKGGSESIHFIGIFSEEANVEYIWDTLKGRLSLTDTDIAMAGGDESIDCEMASACKLIRELGGIVTVHAGKKTNTIENITNALPHKQATKRRLLKEIDIYEVGKLTDISEYENNVFPKINRRLPLILCSDNHDIDNYFVKENLWIKADTTFNGLKQIINEPDRVFVGERPEVVNRVKSNPTKYIKSVEINKASASKLKEKWFDNISIDLNPELVTIIGNKGNGKSALLDIFALLGNVKNIDKYSFLKTGRFKKNEKANNFEAKINWHSSENQTRNLGTAPDAHSSERVKYIPQQFLEKLCNENEDDFLAELKKVIFSHIPKDERLNSESIDELLSNKSEVINQDIERHKLRVKQLNKEIITLEQKNTSEYRLHIQGLLDLKNQELIAHEKQKPEVVVDPTLTKDDVVAEAKALQIATISKDIALLEEKRNNKLEEKSKNNIILENLYKILQEVKAFQGLYLDHKNAYSKLLDSTDIEFHEVISIKVDTEYVEYTINTLTLANEALDTYLNPQVDTSIEIQIQNLNKNKIELEKSLDEPSKLYQKYLSDDLAWNKKLATIQGSKDEEESIIYYEEILNYLNNQLKKDIEDKREDRLRATSEIFKKKISLTRVYSELYKAVSSFIETYKDILSDYPISLDVSLKERSISSRFFEYVTHGFKGSFCGKEPGEERLKGLIQQTDFSNPYEYQTFLKNVINCLEIDLRDGMNNEPKDIHTQIRKDRVLDFYNYLFELDYLEPTYALLLGNKNISQLSPGEKGALLLIFYLTLDMDDSPLLIDQPEENLDNQSVYKILVPFIKRAKSRRQIIIVTHNPNIAVVCDAEQIISTSINKADNYKVIITSGAIENPLINEKIVEVLEGTMPAFAMRNTKYNLAKIS, from the coding sequence ATGAAAAGCAATCAAGGCTCCCTCTGGAGCAAGTGGGACCTACATTTCCACACCCCTAAATCTTTTGATTACCGAAAAAAAGGAACATCTAATGAAAGGATAATTGAAGTTCTTTCAAGTAAAGAAATTTCTGCAGTAGCAATTACAGACCATCATCAGATGGATGTTGAAAGAATTAAAGCTTTACAAGAACTAGGTAAAGAAAAGAATATCACAGTCTTTCCTGGCATTGAGCTTAGAGCCGACAAAGGTGGATCAGAATCAATACATTTCATCGGCATATTTTCAGAAGAGGCTAATGTAGAGTACATCTGGGACACATTAAAAGGAAGATTGAGTCTTACAGATACCGACATAGCTATGGCTGGCGGCGACGAGAGTATCGATTGCGAAATGGCCTCTGCATGTAAACTCATCCGCGAACTTGGCGGAATTGTAACTGTACATGCGGGTAAAAAAACAAATACGATCGAGAATATAACTAACGCATTACCTCACAAGCAAGCCACAAAAAGAAGATTACTTAAGGAGATTGATATTTACGAGGTTGGCAAACTGACAGACATATCCGAGTATGAAAACAACGTATTCCCTAAAATCAATAGAAGATTACCGTTAATATTGTGTTCTGATAATCACGACATTGATAATTATTTTGTAAAAGAAAATTTATGGATAAAAGCAGATACAACCTTCAATGGTCTAAAGCAGATAATAAATGAACCTGACAGGGTATTTGTAGGCGAACGTCCTGAAGTAGTTAATAGAGTAAAATCAAATCCTACAAAATATATAAAATCAGTTGAAATTAACAAAGCCAGCGCATCTAAACTCAAGGAAAAATGGTTTGATAATATCTCTATTGACCTTAATCCTGAACTAGTCACAATTATTGGAAACAAAGGAAATGGCAAAAGTGCATTATTAGATATATTTGCCTTACTTGGCAATGTAAAAAATATAGACAAGTATTCTTTCTTAAAAACAGGTCGTTTTAAGAAAAATGAGAAAGCAAACAATTTTGAGGCAAAAATTAATTGGCACAGCTCAGAGAACCAAACTAGAAATCTAGGCACAGCTCCTGACGCTCACTCATCTGAAAGAGTTAAATATATTCCACAACAGTTCTTGGAAAAACTATGTAACGAAAATGAAGACGATTTTTTAGCAGAGCTCAAAAAGGTTATTTTTTCTCATATACCCAAGGATGAGAGATTGAACAGTGAAAGTATTGATGAGTTGCTATCTAATAAGAGCGAGGTAATCAACCAAGACATTGAAAGACATAAGTTAAGAGTCAAACAATTAAATAAGGAAATAATTACTCTTGAACAAAAAAATACATCAGAATATAGACTTCACATACAGGGCTTACTCGATCTTAAAAATCAAGAATTAATTGCTCACGAGAAGCAAAAACCTGAAGTTGTAGTAGATCCGACACTTACCAAAGATGATGTAGTAGCTGAAGCCAAAGCACTTCAGATAGCCACCATCTCAAAAGACATCGCTCTACTTGAGGAAAAAAGAAACAACAAACTTGAGGAGAAATCTAAAAATAATATTATCCTAGAGAATCTCTATAAGATACTTCAAGAAGTCAAAGCATTTCAAGGACTATATCTAGATCACAAGAATGCTTATTCAAAGCTTTTAGATTCTACAGATATTGAATTCCATGAAGTAATTTCTATTAAAGTAGATACCGAATATGTTGAATACACGATAAATACATTGACACTTGCAAATGAAGCATTAGATACATACCTTAATCCACAAGTAGATACAAGTATTGAAATACAAATACAAAATCTAAATAAAAATAAAATTGAATTAGAAAAAAGCCTCGATGAACCATCTAAATTATATCAAAAATATTTGTCTGATGATTTGGCATGGAATAAAAAACTAGCAACAATTCAAGGATCAAAAGATGAAGAAGAAAGTATCATATACTATGAAGAAATTCTTAACTATTTGAATAACCAGTTAAAGAAAGATATAGAAGACAAAAGAGAAGATAGACTACGAGCAACTTCTGAAATTTTTAAGAAAAAGATTTCTCTAACACGTGTATATTCAGAATTATATAAAGCAGTAAGTTCCTTTATTGAAACTTACAAAGACATACTATCAGACTACCCCATATCACTAGATGTTTCATTAAAAGAGAGATCTATAAGCTCTAGATTTTTTGAATACGTAACACACGGTTTTAAAGGGAGTTTCTGCGGGAAAGAACCGGGGGAGGAGAGATTAAAAGGCTTGATCCAACAAACTGATTTTAGTAACCCTTATGAGTATCAAACATTTCTTAAAAATGTCATAAATTGTCTTGAAATAGATTTAAGAGATGGCATGAATAATGAACCTAAAGATATACACACACAAATACGCAAGGATAGAGTTTTAGACTTTTATAACTATTTATTTGAACTTGATTATCTTGAACCTACATACGCCCTGCTTTTAGGCAATAAAAATATATCTCAATTATCCCCTGGTGAAAAAGGAGCACTTCTATTAATATTTTATTTAACTTTAGACATGGATGACAGTCCGTTGCTCATTGATCAGCCGGAGGAAAATCTTGATAACCAAAGTGTATATAAAATATTAGTACCATTTATCAAACGCGCCAAGTCTAGAAGACAAATAATCATAGTAACACATAATCCAAATATTGCTGTAGTATGTGATGCAGAGCAAATTATAAGCACCTCAATCAATAAAGCAGATAATTACAAGGTCATAATTACAAGCGGAGCAATTGAAAATCCGTTAATAAATGAAAAAATAGTGGAAGTTCTTGAAGGTACTATGCCAGCATTCGCAATGAGAAATACAAAATACAACTTAGCGAAGATAAGCTGA
- a CDS encoding GNAT family N-acetyltransferase, with protein MDAWFAATLQDASSLNRGIFTAEPQELIGYAGISGISRLNHSGEYFIFIGEKAHWGRGVGTEVTKQVLTLGFTELHLNRIMLTVSEPNVGGVKAYAKAGFKLEG; from the coding sequence ATCGACGCCTGGTTTGCCGCTACCCTGCAGGATGCCAGCAGCCTCAACCGGGGCATCTTCACCGCCGAACCCCAGGAGCTGATTGGCTACGCTGGCATCTCCGGCATTTCCCGGCTCAACCACTCGGGCGAGTATTTCATTTTCATCGGGGAGAAAGCCCATTGGGGCCGGGGCGTGGGCACCGAAGTCACGAAGCAAGTGCTGACCCTGGGCTTCACCGAACTCCACCTCAACCGCATTATGCTCACCGTCTCGGAGCCCAACGTAGGCGGGGTAAAAGCTTACGCCAAAGCCGGCTTTAAGCTAGAAGGTTGA
- a CDS encoding GNAT family N-acetyltransferase yields the protein MITLAPLQPEHVGHFYRWIQDPEVIEYSLSAFQTMTTEA from the coding sequence ATGATTACGCTAGCTCCCCTGCAACCGGAACACGTAGGCCACTTCTACCGCTGGATTCAGGACCCCGAAGTCATCGAGTATTCCCTGTCGGCGTTCCAGACCATGACCACCGAGGCTTAG